The Humulus lupulus chromosome 4, drHumLupu1.1, whole genome shotgun sequence genome has a window encoding:
- the LOC133831913 gene encoding uncharacterized protein LOC133831913, whose amino-acid sequence MELARWNKLQFKQISKQVEDARRKLEELEHNRPNQVASCEMARSTLNEALLREEIHWRQKSRVTWLQEGDKCSKFFMAFTVIRRRRNYIQHLRVDSNTWLNDTKQIGEKFRERFKEIFTKQPVIFPTGLSMLNLQDISQVERDQLEEIPLDKEIWDNINNMGRDKAPGPDGMPVSFYIHH is encoded by the coding sequence ATGGAACTCGCCCGTTGGAACAAACTGCAATTCAAACAGATTTCCAAACAGGTAGAAGACGCTAGAAGAAAACTAGAGGAGCTGGAGCATAACAGGCCTAACCAGGTCGCTAGTTGTGAAATGGCTAGATCGACCCTAAATGAAGCCCTTCTTCGGGAAGAAATTCATTGGAGACAGAAATCTCGAGTCACATGGTTACAAGAGGGGGACAAGTGTTCTAAATTCTTCATGGCTTTCACGGTCATAAGAAGAAGGAGGAACTATATCCAACACCTCAGGGTGGATTCTAATACTTGGCTCAATGATACAAAGCAGATTGGAGAAAAGTTTCGGGAAAGGTTCAAAGAAATTTTCACAAAACAACCTGTGATTTTCCCCACAGGCTTGTCAATGCTGAATCTTCAGGACATCTCGCAGGTTGAAAGGGACCAGCTAGAGGAAATCCCTCTGGATAAGGAAATTTGGGACAACATCAACAATATGGGCAGGGACAAGGCACCGGGGCCTGATGGAATGCCAGTCTCCTTCTATATACACCACTGA